AAAATTAATATCCAGAAGCGTTCTTTTTTCTAAAACTCTTAAAAATTAACGAATTACGATTTGAATAATTAATTTTAATTACTACATTTGCACCCCTCTAAGAAGAGGATTAACAAAAATTATATAGAAATATATGCCAACAATTTCACAATTAGTACGAAAAGGAAGAGCCAAAATAACCAAGAAGAGTAAATCGGCTGCTTTAAATTCGTGTCCACAAAGACGTGGTGTGTGTACTCGTGTTTACACAACGACACCTAAAAAACCTAACTCAGCAATGCGTAAGGTAGCAAGGGTTCGTTTAACAAACGGTAACGAGGTTAATGCATACATCGGTGGTGAAGGACACAATTTACAAGAGCACTCGATAGTATTGGTTAGAGGTGGAAGGGTAAAAGATTTGCCAGGAGTTAGATATCACATCGTTCGTGGTGCCTTAGACACAGCAGGTGTTGCAGGTAGAACACAACGTAGATCTAAGTATGGTGCAAAACGCCCTAAGAAGTAATTAAAACTTTAAGAAGAAGACATGAGAAAAAGAGCAGCGAAAAAAAGACCGCTTTTACCAGACCCTAAGTTTAACGACCAGTTAGTAACTCGTTTCGTTAATATGATGATGTGGGATGGAAAAAAGTCGGTAGCTTTTAAAGTATTTTACGATGCAATTGCAATTGTAGAAGAAAAGAAAACAGACGAAGAAAAAACAGCTTTAGAAATCTGGAAAGATGCCTTATCTAACGTTATGCCTCACGTAGAAGTACGTAGTCGTCGTGTTGGTGGAGCAACATTCCAAATTCCAATGCAAATTCGTCCAGACCGTAAAGTATCTACGGCTATGAAATGGCTAATTAGCTATTCAAGAAAAAGAAATGAAAAATCTATGGCTTTACGTTTGGCATCAGAGGTTTTAGCAGCAGCTAAAGAAGAAGGGTCAGCAGTTAAGAAAAGAGTAGATACTCACAAAATGGCAGAGGCAAACAAAGCATTCTCTCACTTTAGATTCTAAGACATGGCAAGAGATTTAAAATTAACAAGAAATATAGGTATTGCTGCACACATTGATGCAGGAAAAACTACAACTACAGAACGTATACTTTATTATACAGGAGTTTCTCATAAAATTGGTGAAGTACATGATGGTGCTGCAACAATGGACTGGATGGAGCAAGAGCAAGAACGTGGTATCACAATTACGTCTGCAGCAACAACTTGTGAGTGGAAATTTCCAATAGAAAATGGTGAGCCAACTGCAGATGCAATGGATTATCACTTCAATATTATTGATACTCCTGGTCACGTAGATTTTACTGTAGAGGTAAATAGATCTTTACGTGTATTAGATGGTTTAGTATTCTTATTTAGTGCAGTTGATGGTGTTGAACCACAATCTGAAACTAACTGGAGGCTTGCAGACAACTATAAAGTGCCAAGAATTGGTTTCGTTAATAAAATGGACCGTCAAGGATCTGACTTTTTAGGTGTTTGCCAACAAGTAAAAGATATGTTAAAATCTAACGCGGTGCCAATCGTTTTAAACATTGGTGACGAAGATGATTTTAAAGGTATTATAGATTTAGTAAAAAACCGTGCTATTGTATGGCATGATGAAACTCAAGGAGCAACTTTTGATGTTATTGAGATTCCTGAAGATTTAAAAGAAGAAGCTCGTAAATACCGTGCACTACTTATTGAAGAAGTTGCTGGTTATGATGAGAACTTATTAGAGAAATTCATGGAAGATGAAGATTCTATTACAGAAGATGAAGTGCATGCTGCGCTTAGAGCTGCTGTAATGGATATGGCTATCATTCCAATGATTTGTGGATCTGCTTTTAAAAATAAAGGTGTACAGTTCTTATTAGATGCAGTTTGTCGTTACTTACCTTCTCCAATGGATAAGGAAGGTATTAGAGGAATGAATCCTGATACTGAAAAAGAAGAATTACGTAAGCCAAGTGTAGACGAGCCTTTCGCTGCATTAGCATTTAAAATTGCTACCGATCCTTTCGTAGGTCGTTTAGCATTCTTTAGAGCGTATTCTGGTCGTTTAGATGCTGGTTCTTATGTGTTAAATAACCGTTCTGGTAAAAAAGAACGTATTTCACGTATCTACCAAATGCATGCTAACAAGCAAAATGCAATTGACTTTATTGAAGCTGGTGATATTGGAGCTGCTGTTGGATTTAAATCTATCAAAACAGGAGATACACTTTCAGATCAAGCGCATCCAATTGTTTTAGAATCTATGGATTTTCCTGATCCCGTAATTGGTATCGCAGTGGAGCCTAAAACTAAAGCAGATGTAGATAAATTAGGTATGGGCTTAGCTAAATTAGCTGAAGAAGATCCTACATTTACTGTACGTTCAGACGAAGCTTCAGGACAGACTATTATTTCTGGAATGGGTGAATTACACTTAGATGTAATTGTAGATCGTTTACGTCGTGAATTTAAAGTTGAAGTAAACCAAGGTCAACCACAAGTTGAATATAAAGAGGCTATTACTGCTTCTGCAGATCATAGAGAAGTTTATAAGAAACAATCTGGTGGTCGTGGTAAATTTGCTGATATCGTATTTACGGTTGAACCAGCTGATGAAGGCGTAGTAGGTCTTCAGTTTGAGTCTGTAATTAAAGGTGGTAACGTTCCTAAGGAATTTATCCCTTCAATTGAAAAAGGATTTAAAATGGCAATGGTTAATGGACCTTTAGCAGGTTACGAAATAGATGCTATGAAAGTAACATTGAAAGATGGATCTTACCACGATGTGGATTCGGATCAACTTTCTTTCGAATTAGCAGCTAAATTAGGGTTTAAAAACTGTGCTAAAGCGGCTAAAGCTGTAATCATGGAGCCAATCATGAAACTTGAGGTTATTACTCCTGAAGAAAACATGGGTGACATTGTTGGAGATTTAAACAGAAGACGTGGTCAAATGAGTGATATGGGTGATAGAGCTGGTGCAAAAACTGTAAAAGCTACTGTTCCTTTATCAGAAATGTTTGGTTATGTTACTACTTTAAGAACATTATCTTCTGGTAGAGCAACGTCAACAATGGAATTTTCACACTATGCTGAAACACCTTCTAACATATCTGAAGAAGTGATTAAGGCAGCTAAAGGAGAACAATCTTAAAAAGTTAAGAAAATGAGTCAAAAAATTAGAATTAAATTAAAGTCTTACGATCATAACTTAGTAGATAAGTCTGCTGATAAGATTGTAAAAACCGTAAAAAGTACAGGTGCTGTTGTAACTGGTCCAATTCCATTACCAACACACAAGAAAATTTTCACTGTTTTACGTTCACCTCACGTTAACAAGAAGTCTAGAGAACAATTTCAATTAAGCTCTTACAAGAGATTATTAGATATTTACTCTTCATCTTCTAAAACCATTGATGCTTTAATGAAATTAGAGTTACCAAGTGGTGTTGAAGTAGAGATTAAAGTATAATTCGATTACAAGTTTAGACTTGTATAGATAAATATTAAAGGCATCAGGATAATTTTTTATCCTGATGTTTTTTTTTGAAATCTAAAATTAGCATTGATTTCATGAGGTTTTACGACGTTTTATTGGAATGATTGAAATATTCGATTTTGGACCAAAATGTATTAATTATATGGTTATTACGTTTTTATACAGAATTAATTGAAAATCATTTTTTTAAACCGAAATAAAACTCTACATTTGCATGCTCAAAATATGGAGTTTTGCTTCATATTTACATGTCCCACCAATGCGGTTGCGGGAAAAACGGTAAAAATACACTTCAAGGCTGAAACGTATTTTCAGCCTTGAATGTTTTTAATAAATAGTAAATCATTAATAAATAATTAAATATGTCTGGGTTAATTGGAAAGAAAATCGGTATGACCAGCATCTTCGATGAAAACGGGAAAAATATTCCTTGTACAGTAATCGAAGCTGGACCATGTATCGTTACCCAAGTCAGAACTGAAGAGGTTGACGGCTATGAAGCTATTCAACTTGGTTTCGATGACGCGACAGAAAAAAGCGCTACTAAAGCTGACTTAGGTCATGCTAAAAAAGCGGGTACTTCTGTAAAACGCAAAATCGTTGAATTCAAAAGTTTTGATTCGGAGTACAAATTAGGTGATGCAATCACTGTTGATCATTTCGCTGAAGGCGAATTTGTTGACGTAGCTGGTACATCAAAAGGTAAAGGATTTCAAGGTGTTGTAAAACGTCATGGTTTCGGTGGTGTAGGTCAAGCTACTCACGGTCAACATAACCGTTTAAGAGCGCCAGGATCTATTGGAGCTGCATCTTACCCTGCTCGTGTTTTTAAAGGCATGAAAATGGCAGGTAGAATGGGTGGAGACACAGTTAAAGTTCAAAATTTAAAAGTTTTAAAAGTAGTTGCTGAAAAGAATCTACTTGTGGTTAAAGGATGTGTTCCTGGCCATAAAAACTCTTATGTAATTATTAGAAAATAATGAAAGTAGCAGTTTTAGATATAAACGGAAAAGACACAGGTAGAAAGGCAGACCTTTCTGGCGATGTGTTTGCTATTGAGCCTAATAATCACGCAGTATACTTGGATGTTAAACAATATTTAGCAAACCAACGTCAAGGAACTCATAAGGCTAAAGAAAGAGCTGAGATTTCTGGATCTACTCGTAAGATTAAAAAGCAAAAAGGTACTGGTACAGCTCGTGCAGGTTCTATTAAGTCTGGTGTATTCAAAGGTGGTGGTCGTATGTTCGGTCCAAGACCAAGAAACTACAGCTTTAAACTTAATAAAAACCTTAAAAGACTAGCTCGTAAATCAGCACTAAGTATTAAAGCAGGAGAGAAATCAATTGTAGTTTTAGAAGACTTTAATTTTGAGTCACCAAAAACTAAAAATTTCACAGCTGTTTTAAAAGCTCTTGATTTAGAGAACAAAAAGTCACTGTTTGTATTGGGTGAGGCTAATAAAAACGTATATTTGTCTTCTCGTAATTTAAAAGGCTCTGAAGTAATAACTTCTTCAGAAATAAGTACTTATAAAATACTAAATGCAAATCAAGTGATTCTTTTAGAAGGCGCTTTAGAAGGAATTCAAACAAACTTAAGTAAATAGAAACAATGAGTATCTTAATTAAACCTATAATCACAGAAAAGGCGACAGCTAATAGCGAGTTGAGAAACTGCTATACGTTCTCAGTGAAGACTAAGGCGAACAAGGTAGAAATCAAAAAAGCGGTTGAAGCTGCTTATGGTGTTTCTGTTGAAAAAGTTCGTACTATAAATGTCCGTCCAGATCGTAGTACCAAGTTTACTAAAACTGGTATTCAACATGGTAAAACAAATGCAGTTAAAAAAGCAATTGTACAACTGGCGGAAGGTGAAATGATTGATTTATACAGTAACATGTAATTAAAGACAAATGTCAGTAAGAAAATTAAAACCAATCACCCCAGGACAGCGATTTAGAGTAGTAAATGGATATGATGCCATTACTACTGATAAGCCGGAAAAGAGTTTACTCGTTCCGAACAAAAGATCTGGTGGTAGAAACAGTGAAGGAAAAATGACTATGCGCTACATTGGTGGTGGTCATAAAAGAAAGTATCGTATTATCGATTTTAAAAGAGACAAAGCTGGGATTCCTGGTGAAGTTGCTTCAATTCAATACGATCCAAACAGAACAGCTTTTATTGCATTATTGAACTATCAAGATGGCGAGAAGAGATATATTATTGCACAAAATGGACTTCAGGTTGGGCAAAATGTAGTATCTGGTAAAGAAGGTATCGCTCCAGAAATTGGAAATGCAATGCCATTAAGTGAAATTCCATTAGGAACTATAATTTCTTGTTTAGAGTTACGTCCTGGTCAAGGTGCTGTTATGGCGCGTAGTGCAGGAGCTTTTGCTCAATTAATGGCAAGAGATGGTAAATTTGCTACGGTGAAATTACCTTCTGGTGAAACAAGGTTAATTCTTGTAAACTGTATGGCAACTATCGGTGTTGTATCTAATTCTGATCACCAATTATTAGTAGGTGGTAAAGCAGGTAGAACTAGATGGTTAGGTAGAAGACCACGTACTAGACCAGTAGTAATGAATCCAGTCGATCACCCAATGGGTGGTGGTGAAGGTAAATCTTCAGGTGGACATCCTCGTTCTAGAAATGGTATACCAGCTAAAGGTTACAGAACTCGTTCTAAGACTAAAGCAAGTAATAAATATATTGTAGAACGTAGAAAGAAATAAGACATGGCAAGATCACTAAAAAAAGGACCTTACGTTCATTATAAGTTAGAAAAGAAAGTAGCTGTTAATGTTGAGTCTAACAAGAAAACTGTTATCAAAACTTGGTCTAGAGCAAGTATGATAACTCCAGATTTCGTTGGACAAACTATCGCAGTACACAATGGCCGTCAATTTGTTCCAGTATACGTTACTGAAAACATGGTAGGTCATAAATTAGGAGAATTTTCACCAACGCGTTCATTCCGTGGACATGCAGGTGCTAAAAATAAAGGTAAAAAGTAGTAAGCTATGGGAAGTCGTAAAAAACAAATGGCAGACGCTATTAAGGAAGCAAAAAAACACGTTGCTTTTGCTAAACTTAATAACTGTCCTACATCACCGAGAAAAATGCGCTTAGTAGCCGATTTAGTAAGAGGCGAAAAGGTAGAACATGCACTTAATATTTTAAGATTCAACCAAAAGGAAGCTTCTGGACGTTTAGAGAAATTGTTACTGTCTGCAATTGCAAACTGGCAAGCTAAAAACGAAGAAGCTAATTTAGAAGAGGCTGAATTGATTGTAAAGGAAATAACTGTTGACAGCGGATCTATGTTAAAAAGATTACGTCCAGCACCTCAAGGTCGTGCACACAGAATTAGAAAACGTTCAAACCACGTAACAATCGTTGTTGGAGCAAAAAATAACACACAAAGCTAAGATAGAAGTATGGGACAAAAAACAAATCCAATCGGAAATCGCTTAGGTATTATCAGAGGATGGGAATCTAACTGGTACGGAGGTAATGATTATGGAGATAAGCTTGCCGAAGACGATAAAATTAGAAAATACGTTCACGCGCGTTTATCTAAAGCTAGTGTTAGTAGAGTAATTATCGAAAGAACTCTTAAGCTTGTAACCGTTACTATCACAACGGCTCGCCCAGGTATCATCATTGGTAAAGGCGGTCAAGAGGTAGACAAGTTAAAAGAAGAACTTAAGAAAATTACTGAAAAAGAAGTTCAGATCAATATTTTTGAGATCAAAAGACCTGAACTTGATGCATTTTTAGTAGGATCAAGTATCGCTCGTCAAATTGAAAATAGAATTTCATACAGACGTGCAATTAAGATGGCTATTGCTGCTACTATGCGTATGAATGCTGAAGGGATTAAAATCCAGATTAGTGGTCGTTTAAACGGGGCAGAGATGGCACGTTCAGAACACTACAAAGAAGGACGTATTCCTTTATCAACCTTTAGAGCCGATATTGATTATGCTTTAGTTGAGGCACACACTACTTATGGTAGATTGGGTGTAAAAGTATGGATCATGAAAGGTGAAGTATATGGTAAAAGAGAACTTTCTCCGCTTGTTGGATTATCTAAGAAGCAAGGAAAAGGTGGAGCCGGAGGACGTGGCGGAAACAGAGACAACAAACCTCGTCGTAGAAAGTAATTTTTTATAAATAAAGAAAAATGTTACAGCCTAAAAGAACAAAATTTCGTAAGCAACAAAAGGGACGTATGAAAGGTAATGCCGGAAGAGGGCACCAACTTTCAAGTGGAACTTTTGGAATAAAATCGTTAGACTCGAATTTTTTAACATCACGTCAAATTGAAGCAGCACGTATCGCAGCTACACGTTACATGAAAAGAGAAGGGCAACTTTGGATAAAGATATTTCCAGACAAGCCTATTACAAAGAAACCTCTTGAAGTACGTATGGGTAAAGGTAAAGGTGCCGTTGAATATTGGGTAGCTGTTGTTAAGCCAGGAAGAGTATTATTTGAAATAGGTGGAGTGCCTTTAGACGTTGCAAAAGAAGCATTACGTTTAGCAGCACAGAAACTACCTGTAAAAACTAAGTTTTTAATCGCTAGAGATTACGAAGCATAATTTATTTGATATTATGAAACAATCAGAAATTAAAGAATTATCTGTAGCTGAGTTACAAGAGAAACTTGGTGAAACAAAAAAGAGTTATTCAGACCTAAAATTGGCTCATGCAATATCTCCTTTAGAAAATCCAATTCAATTACGTTCTATAAGAAGAGCTGTAGCTAGAATTGCGACCGAATTAACTAAAAGAGAATTACAATAATTCTGCTGAAAGATGGAAACAAGAAATTTAAGAAAAGAACGTATAGGAGTTGTTACTAGTAACAA
The window above is part of the Algibacter sp. L3A6 genome. Proteins encoded here:
- the rpsL gene encoding 30S ribosomal protein S12, translated to MPTISQLVRKGRAKITKKSKSAALNSCPQRRGVCTRVYTTTPKKPNSAMRKVARVRLTNGNEVNAYIGGEGHNLQEHSIVLVRGGRVKDLPGVRYHIVRGALDTAGVAGRTQRRSKYGAKRPKK
- the rpsG gene encoding 30S ribosomal protein S7, whose amino-acid sequence is MRKRAAKKRPLLPDPKFNDQLVTRFVNMMMWDGKKSVAFKVFYDAIAIVEEKKTDEEKTALEIWKDALSNVMPHVEVRSRRVGGATFQIPMQIRPDRKVSTAMKWLISYSRKRNEKSMALRLASEVLAAAKEEGSAVKKRVDTHKMAEANKAFSHFRF
- the fusA gene encoding elongation factor G is translated as MARDLKLTRNIGIAAHIDAGKTTTTERILYYTGVSHKIGEVHDGAATMDWMEQEQERGITITSAATTCEWKFPIENGEPTADAMDYHFNIIDTPGHVDFTVEVNRSLRVLDGLVFLFSAVDGVEPQSETNWRLADNYKVPRIGFVNKMDRQGSDFLGVCQQVKDMLKSNAVPIVLNIGDEDDFKGIIDLVKNRAIVWHDETQGATFDVIEIPEDLKEEARKYRALLIEEVAGYDENLLEKFMEDEDSITEDEVHAALRAAVMDMAIIPMICGSAFKNKGVQFLLDAVCRYLPSPMDKEGIRGMNPDTEKEELRKPSVDEPFAALAFKIATDPFVGRLAFFRAYSGRLDAGSYVLNNRSGKKERISRIYQMHANKQNAIDFIEAGDIGAAVGFKSIKTGDTLSDQAHPIVLESMDFPDPVIGIAVEPKTKADVDKLGMGLAKLAEEDPTFTVRSDEASGQTIISGMGELHLDVIVDRLRREFKVEVNQGQPQVEYKEAITASADHREVYKKQSGGRGKFADIVFTVEPADEGVVGLQFESVIKGGNVPKEFIPSIEKGFKMAMVNGPLAGYEIDAMKVTLKDGSYHDVDSDQLSFELAAKLGFKNCAKAAKAVIMEPIMKLEVITPEENMGDIVGDLNRRRGQMSDMGDRAGAKTVKATVPLSEMFGYVTTLRTLSSGRATSTMEFSHYAETPSNISEEVIKAAKGEQS
- the rpsJ gene encoding 30S ribosomal protein S10 translates to MSQKIRIKLKSYDHNLVDKSADKIVKTVKSTGAVVTGPIPLPTHKKIFTVLRSPHVNKKSREQFQLSSYKRLLDIYSSSSKTIDALMKLELPSGVEVEIKV
- the rplC gene encoding 50S ribosomal protein L3; amino-acid sequence: MSGLIGKKIGMTSIFDENGKNIPCTVIEAGPCIVTQVRTEEVDGYEAIQLGFDDATEKSATKADLGHAKKAGTSVKRKIVEFKSFDSEYKLGDAITVDHFAEGEFVDVAGTSKGKGFQGVVKRHGFGGVGQATHGQHNRLRAPGSIGAASYPARVFKGMKMAGRMGGDTVKVQNLKVLKVVAEKNLLVVKGCVPGHKNSYVIIRK
- the rplD gene encoding 50S ribosomal protein L4, which encodes MKVAVLDINGKDTGRKADLSGDVFAIEPNNHAVYLDVKQYLANQRQGTHKAKERAEISGSTRKIKKQKGTGTARAGSIKSGVFKGGGRMFGPRPRNYSFKLNKNLKRLARKSALSIKAGEKSIVVLEDFNFESPKTKNFTAVLKALDLENKKSLFVLGEANKNVYLSSRNLKGSEVITSSEISTYKILNANQVILLEGALEGIQTNLSK
- the rplW gene encoding 50S ribosomal protein L23; this encodes MSILIKPIITEKATANSELRNCYTFSVKTKANKVEIKKAVEAAYGVSVEKVRTINVRPDRSTKFTKTGIQHGKTNAVKKAIVQLAEGEMIDLYSNM
- the rplB gene encoding 50S ribosomal protein L2, whose product is MSVRKLKPITPGQRFRVVNGYDAITTDKPEKSLLVPNKRSGGRNSEGKMTMRYIGGGHKRKYRIIDFKRDKAGIPGEVASIQYDPNRTAFIALLNYQDGEKRYIIAQNGLQVGQNVVSGKEGIAPEIGNAMPLSEIPLGTIISCLELRPGQGAVMARSAGAFAQLMARDGKFATVKLPSGETRLILVNCMATIGVVSNSDHQLLVGGKAGRTRWLGRRPRTRPVVMNPVDHPMGGGEGKSSGGHPRSRNGIPAKGYRTRSKTKASNKYIVERRKK
- the rpsS gene encoding 30S ribosomal protein S19; translated protein: MARSLKKGPYVHYKLEKKVAVNVESNKKTVIKTWSRASMITPDFVGQTIAVHNGRQFVPVYVTENMVGHKLGEFSPTRSFRGHAGAKNKGKK
- the rplV gene encoding 50S ribosomal protein L22 — encoded protein: MGSRKKQMADAIKEAKKHVAFAKLNNCPTSPRKMRLVADLVRGEKVEHALNILRFNQKEASGRLEKLLLSAIANWQAKNEEANLEEAELIVKEITVDSGSMLKRLRPAPQGRAHRIRKRSNHVTIVVGAKNNTQS
- the rpsC gene encoding 30S ribosomal protein S3, with protein sequence MGQKTNPIGNRLGIIRGWESNWYGGNDYGDKLAEDDKIRKYVHARLSKASVSRVIIERTLKLVTVTITTARPGIIIGKGGQEVDKLKEELKKITEKEVQINIFEIKRPELDAFLVGSSIARQIENRISYRRAIKMAIAATMRMNAEGIKIQISGRLNGAEMARSEHYKEGRIPLSTFRADIDYALVEAHTTYGRLGVKVWIMKGEVYGKRELSPLVGLSKKQGKGGAGGRGGNRDNKPRRRK
- the rplP gene encoding 50S ribosomal protein L16, yielding MLQPKRTKFRKQQKGRMKGNAGRGHQLSSGTFGIKSLDSNFLTSRQIEAARIAATRYMKREGQLWIKIFPDKPITKKPLEVRMGKGKGAVEYWVAVVKPGRVLFEIGGVPLDVAKEALRLAAQKLPVKTKFLIARDYEA
- the rpmC gene encoding 50S ribosomal protein L29, which produces MKQSEIKELSVAELQEKLGETKKSYSDLKLAHAISPLENPIQLRSIRRAVARIATELTKRELQ